Genomic window (Bombus pascuorum chromosome 8, iyBomPasc1.1, whole genome shotgun sequence):
AGGTaagttacaaattacaaaaatatttttgcaattttcttatACTCCCCTTGATAACCGAGgatattttaaacttttagAGATATAAGCGATACGTGCCTTCTGTGATAAGTTAAATGTGTTAAATCttcgatatatattttgctttaattatcagattttaaagaaactgtcctatcaatatttatatatcgaagaattcaattttgttataatatgtcttctttagtaattattttatttttgatatttatatgtaatacgttgtaatatcattttacaaaagaacatgattttcaacaaatttacaatttttcaaagaaatataaactttcaattacaaaaatcatttttatcttttttgctttttaccTATAGGGCCAAATACACGTATTATTGCTACGGGAGGTGCATCCACAAATAAATCTATACTTCAAGTTCTTTCCGATGTTTTTAATTCACCAGTATACATATCGGTAATCATTTCTATCCTTCTAATTTGTTCAATAGAAATATTGTCTATGttaaaatcttatttttatatataccttttttcttatcaatctataaatatttattttttggatctcgtataatattctttcatcctaaaaattataactacattttcaatatctttaaatCTTATTTAACAGGAAGTAGCTAATTCGGCTATGATGGGCGCAGCCTATCAAGCAAAACATGGTTTATTGCGAAATGAATCCAACTTTGATGAGATAACACGCTGCTTACCAGAACCGACACTTGTATGCCGTCCTTATAATGATGCAGAAACAGTAAGTAATATGTACAACTATTATTTAAGTTTacattttaccaaatattatgtatttaagaaaaattttttttatatttttagatatacaAATCAATGGTTACACGTTACCGAAAGATtgtagagaaaattaaaaataagacaaGTACAAAACAAactatataaatgttatacatGGATAACACAAGAGCATTTAAAAAAAGAGGCCTTCATTAATGCATCATATTAgctgaaaatttaaaataattgctGCATTTAGAGCAGTTTAATATTGATGATATTTATAGAGTtttattctgaaaaatttttatacgatgctttttatgcaatttttagAGATTTACTCTTAAAATTCGAGTACCGAAACTacttcgattttaataaatgaatcaAAGGTACTAGAAATATCTCGAATCTCCTATGCAAACAGCAATGCTTTTTTAAGAAGTTACTAAGAATCATTGAAATAGaagtaaaaatacgaaaaaacatacaaatattacttaaaatattttgcaagtGCTGTTTCAATGATATATTAAATGATCTAGCTAATTACAAATCGCTAATACCTTACTGATAAAAGTACAAGGTAACCTAAGTGCAATTCCTAATATGAGAGAACTAAacttatgtataaaataattttgtatttgtatatttataaattttattaattatgtattattaatttattaaatgctaacttattataaaattagaataaaagttataataaaaaaatttaacttaataggtgttttatttgtttaaagcgatattatttcttaatatatagaaatctatctttaaatctttaatatgaaataaattgattattaaacaataatgtgaaagtttcaaagtataattatgtaattcccttcttattttttcctgCCACCTCTCTCCTTTGGTAAAAGGTTAATTACATTGCCAGATGTTAAATTGTAATATGCAAGAGTATTGCTATCTTTAAAAAACATTCCCTGaaaaaaaatcattatatatgaaactaaaaatattttttataaatgtagaTAATCTTATATAGCTTAAATCGTTCATATAATACCTCGTACTGTAACTTCTGCTTGCCAGGTGGCATGCCAGTTTGCTCGTGAATAAGAGCTTTCATTGTTGCTACGGTATCACTTAATTGTAAAGTAATATTCAATGTTTGACCATTTAACTTCCATTCTGCTTTTTCTGTCATCATTGGTACAGCAATATTTAGCTGTACAGGACcctgaaaaaataaaatatatgttttaatacatataataattcttgaaTGTCTAGAAACCATAGTTGTTGATAAAATACCTTATTTCTAGCCAAGAATTGTTGTTCTGGTATCAATGAATCTTCCGTTCTAAGTTTCTTAGTTTGAGGTTCCTCCTCCATAGGTTCAGCAGTATGTTTTAATCCAATCTGGAAACAATAGTAAGATaaacatatgtacataaaatatttttactttgagATAGTAGATAGTGCTACCTTTGAATTacttaaacattattttacttcACAAATACTTACAGCAGATGCCATTGGTGGCTGCATCGGCGGCGGTGTCGGCATAAATGGCGACATTGCTGGCGCTAGaaatagacaaaataaaaatatttaatttatgatcaacctataatattattattttgtataaaaattattcactCATAAGCGGTGGTGGTCGAATCGGAGGCATAGGGGCCATCATCATCATCGGTGCTTGCGGCATCATTGGCTGAGGAATACCCATAGTAGGCATGCTCATAGTAGGAGGTGGTGGTGGTTGCGTTGGTACCGGTACTGGCTTCGGAGCTGGTGGTTTAGGTGGTGCCTTTAATGTAGCTTGAGGTTTCGAAGCAGCTGCTGCCATATGTGACAGTTCAGCTGCACGATTAGCAGGTTTCGGGccaatcttttctttctcttcgtccGGAAGAAGTCCTTTAACTTTATGAATCTGATGAATTTGTTCTTCTAAAGTAATATTCGCTCTAGCAGCCCTCGTCGCTGCTTCAACACTTGATGTGTGTCCATCCCACGTGACTTTgtcatctttctttttatcttcttctccAATCTTTTTACCGATTGCAGTTTCTTCATCACCGACACCGAAAATATCGGTACGCCTCTCAGCAAGTTGTTTCAAGCTGGCTTCAATCGCTGTACCAGGTGCAAATACTGTCTCCTGAGCCAACTTGTCAAGATGTTTGTCTCTTTGTTCAACCCAGCGTGGATCCAATAATCCAATTCGCATGTGTTCCTGGACTTTACTTGCGGGTATACGTTCTCCAGTGATTGGTGATATCAAGTATTCATCAGGAGCAGCAGGACGTGCAGTTTTAATTGCTGTAAAAATAGGCATACTGTTATTTTGtacttatacatataacattttttcacttACAATGTTGTTTAGGATCATATCCTTTCTTTACTACAACGTTTCCTGGAGTTGGTGGCAAAGGCGGAGGTTGCATATTATTACTATCGCGTGGTTTTGGTTCTTTCGATTTATGAGTATCACCTGGAGGTGATACATCATCCTCATCACTCGAATCTTCTTCCATATCTTGTACCTTAAAATACACATATGTTATTAATATGAAAGTGTTAGttacttctttttatattattaaatgaataaaatatttacttgaTTGTTGTCTTTCGCACGATCTTTTTCTCCATCTGTACGACTTTGCATTTCATCCTCTCCTTCACTATCAATTTGCATTTCTACATCTTCACCTTCTTCTATTCTTTcctagaaatttaaaaaattattagaaaaacgGAAAtgcttgtaattttattaagatatttcacTGTGACATAGAATCAGTAGGATTATGTTACCTGCATAAGTACTCGAGCACCAACTTCATCTGGCGTTGTTGGTGCTGGGAAATTACCAACTTCAAATTGCTGGTAATCAACGGTTTCGACTACAACAAAATCATGCCAATCAATTTGTGCATATGCAACCCTTTCACGTTCcaattcttcctcttctttgcGTCTTTGAGCTTCTTGATACTTTAACCACTCAGCGCGATATTTAACTTGCTCTAAAATTTTATCCATATTACAGGCTTCATCACGTAGTCGCGGTAATAAATCTTTAGGTGGAATTAATACctgtaaatttaaattaacttaAATTCAAGAATAGATCTAATTAtagatttcaattaaaaaaaagatgaaattttgtaCTACCTTAGTATATTGTTCCAAgagttttgtaaaatactgAAACAAAGAATGTTGTGGACGTAGAAAATCAAATTGGAAGTTTCTTTGTTCTCTGTTCATCAAATTAGTCAAAAATTGACGACCATTACGGGCTACAAATTGTGCtgttaattttacaatatccctaaaataaaatcacatatattttgtaacatatactattgtataattacatgaaagataaagaatttaattgaGTCACATACAGATCTAAAGCTGAAATAGAAGGTGGATCAgcaataaattcaaattctgCAGGAGTATCTCGTGGAATAAATGGTTGTTCAacttgtttcaaaatttcttgCTGCTTTTGATGAGCAGCAAGATTAACTGTTTTTCCAGGTCCTGTCCCTATAGTAGGTTCTTGACCTTTCCCTTCCTTAAATTCCTTTACTTTATGCTGATAATACGCGTGGTATGGATCAccaaaatttaagaaattaaacttTGGATTTCCCAATTCGTTTTGTCTGATTCTTGATTCAAATTCTGGTCCATTTCTGGCCACAAAACTAGCGGTTTTATCAACAATATCTGAAGTTTTCCATAAGgaagattatatttatatcaatgaATTGGCAAGAAATAATtgttgtaaaatgtaaaatcatatataaatatagcaaatttttattatacttaatataatatatttgaaattttagaaacattTACAAATAACTAAAAGATAGCAAATTAATACAATCAAGATAaacttctaaattttatttctcttttacaaTGAAAGTACATAACATTAAAATGTAGAGAAACTTATGTATAGTAAAATTAAAGAcaagtaatgtaataatttattaataacatacaatacatgaattaatatattacaaccaatattttttattattattaaccaattatttttattattacttcaaTATGCAATAAATGTACAAACAAATATTAACGTGATCATTCCAAAACATTGCTAAGAAgtcaattaaaaatgaatgttGCATTGTATTgtcttattaaaaaatattgtgaaaGCATACTTCTAACTTCCGGTGGAGGGTAAATAATACCCACGATCGGTTGAGATGAAGGTGCCGTATTTTCTTCATTCTCGGTTGCTGGTGGTTGTATCACAGCAACTTCCTGTGCAGGCATGCtacttaatatatttttgttcacttaattttagaaaatttaatgcCTCGTGTCATTTATTGTATACACATTTCTAGAACGTAACACAGTGCTGCCAACGTAAATGCATTGCATTTTATTGAATGAAGTAAAGCTGAATTTCCATTAATACAAGAAAGTAGCTACTACATGCAATGAGacaaaaaattagaaaatgattttatatgtaaattttgttaatacgatttaaatgtaaatacatataatagtaatatgtttaaataattaattttcctttaattgcatgaaacaaataaaaaattcaatttattattcatgctggtgtattttcattaaaattatatatatctaaacAAACAAGATAgtatacaaaaaaataaataacaattttcttatttataaataccaattatataatgtttatcTAAAAAACATAGAATGATACTAacaatataacataaaaattaattttgtttctattaaCCTTAAAGATTAAGGTCTTGTATGTACTTTTGCACAGTTTCATATAGATTAGTAGCACCATTACAAGTATGTGTTGGTATATTGGAGATGAATTCCATACTGGTCATAACACCCTTGTTCCAAGATGTTTTCATGAAACTTGTAATACATGATACACTTGGTAGTTGAGcccactaaaaaaaaaaaaaaatgattggtattgatttatttaaacaactaacgctttatgaatataaaaattatcttaaatataacattaattcTTTGCACATTCATATATCTTTAACATCAAGTAGAGATATCAAAAAGTAAGATATCTAAACATCTATTGCATAGAAGATTATACCATTTGATTCCAAAGAATTAaacaaacaataaattaaaatttattgttaattcttttaatattttacctcCTTAGTAATCTCTTCAGGTACATTTTCTTTCACATACGGAGCAACATTTATATACAgtttttcatacaatttaGCAGTTTCTTCGGATTTGGACCACAATCCTTCcgtataagtataatatacgATACCACCAACGATAGTGGATTTTATGGCAAACCTAAAGATATAACCTCAAACTTAAAACTCAAGTTCCttgaatacatatatttatattcaaataccGTAATAAAACCACATCCTTAGTTCTTACAGCTCGTACTAACCGTGTTAGATTCATTGtataataaagattattttgACAGGATAATCCTGTTACACTTTCGTTTGTTATAGTTAGATAAACATGAAAATTACGTAAAGCTCCTCACAGTTTCCGGTTGAATCCAAAGTTCATATACGTACATAGAGTATATGCAtacttatatatgtatacactaTCATATCTTGTTTcgtacttttatatatatatatatatgccaaataattaacattttaaatatttcttaatcgtgtaaaatatttcatatgtgATAATCacagttattaaaattatagaattaatacTATGGTTTACATagtttttttatatgtttgcGACGTATACTAACATTCAAAAcatgaaaattttatgataaagTTGTTCGTGATTGTTCggttttttatatctttcttaaTCATATCTATAGTTTCGACAGACAATGTGCAGCAATATGTTTGTCTAGCTGTTGCTTCAAAATAATGAGTAACTGCTGTTTATTGTAgctacaattattattttaaaggttaaccttaaaattattttgtattttgtatacaACCATATATGATGTGGCCTCaagaatatatagaattaaagGTTTATTGATTgtgttcataaaatttatttttttgtaatatcaaTAGAAGTAATATTGAGTAATTTTTCTTGtagcatatagaaaatttgCTGGTTTGCGGAATATGCTATGAATTCATGGATACATCTGTTATGACGTCATGCTCTCATAACTGTAAGATAAAAACTATTTGCTTCTAATATATTAAcaggatttttatttcattattattctCTTAAATTTTAGATTGTTCTTTATGTATCAGGAagtatttacattataaaacaCAATGTCCTGCGTGCTTTGCAGAAACTTTTGAAAAGGATTtaaggaaaaataaagttcTAGATGAGATTATAACACACTTTTCacaaattaaagataaattaaaaagatctTTACAAATTCAGATTCAATTCACAAAATTTAATGAAGCTGATGATGTCTCTAATTCACCAAAATCATTGCTTCAAAATAAgagtacatatataaatggGCAAGAaaacaaagttatatatagtaaaattattaataatattcctaCTTCTCAAAGTAATACTTCACCATCTATACATGTACAAAAAGATTTATCTAGTCCTAGTACAAGTGGAATACCTAGAATACCTTTAATGTTTACACCTAAAAGTAATAAACGtctaattataacaaatacagAAGAAACTAAGATTGTTATATGTCCAGTATGTAAGGTTACCGtttcagaattaaaaataaacagacATCTTGATGATTGTTTAAAAAGGGAATCTGTGAAAGAGAAACCTCAAATGTAAGAAAATGCTAAGGTTtagtatacaaatatttaattagaaaaatgtaatgattttctatttctatagAATAGAATCAAAACGTAAGCCTCTACCAAAGTTAGTATTTAGTTTAATGAAAGATGCtgtgttaaaaaagaaagtaaaggAATTTGGTTTGTCTTCACAAGGAGATCGGAAAGCTTTGGAAACGCGACTACAAAGATATATTGTTCTTTATAATGCAGAATGTGACAAATCAAATCCACGATCAGTTGCAGAATTAGTAAAACAATGTGAGGATGAAGAGAACCTAGAAAGAAAAGTTAACAAAACATTATttctaaatgtaaatattttatactagcTTATTGTGTTTGTCTAAAAACTATAACattttgctttttaattaaacttatcaaattaattaccatttcagaaattacaagttactaaaaacacagaagaaaatgttatagaagatgaacgaagaaaatattgtaagtTTTTTGAATTCTTAAACTTTaccatataatatttataatatttgattattattttattttcatcagTGGAAACGCACAAAAATAGCTTTCACAGTCTAATTAATAAGATCAAAAGTATACAATCTTCACAAAAGCCATCAGCACGGCGTAGTTTGTTAATGACAGAACTTAATGAGGATGTTTCACCTAAACGTCAAATgatgaatgaaaatttggATGATTCAATGATTCATACAGAACAAACTGATATTAATCTGTCAAATTCTGCTGCATGTATTCCGGATTCTGATTCAGATACTTCTTGTCCATTACAAATGTATTCTAGTATTGATCCAAACAAATTTCTTACTATAGAATTATCATCTAATAATAACGTTTTGGGTAATAAATCTGAGAATGATCAAACAAATGATGATCAAGAAGCATCtatgtttaattattcatctatgaaaataaatgagGCGGAGAAAAGTAACAGTTCAGATGCATTTAGTGATACATCCATTCATGATGAAGTAACACAatcagaaatgaaaaattcatcttataagaatacattaaaaagtaattcgaaaaattcatttaatacttccaaatataataaattgctacaaagaaaaaagaaatcatctttaaaaaatgaagcgGAACAGACAGAATCTGTTACTACAAGTATGAAACATCTTGATTCTGATAGCATTTCAGGTcaaaaggaagaaggagatGAGAGATCAAAATCTATCTTGCAAGATATTGCATGTGATTTATCAAGTAATGATAGTATTGacagtaaatttaattatggtATGTAATGCGCTTTTAGTAAAAGTTTAGTTGGTTATTTATTAAGCGGTTTCATAATgctgtataaaaattaacacgTCCACAGTCTGTTATAGTGTTGTGTATATACGGCCTATTCACATGTCCCTTAATATAATCATAGATAATCGAtccaaaaattatatattttttgcttaAAGAATAATGACACCAACAAATTGTTATAACAGTTACAAGTTCCtacataaaagaaataattgtattgCATATAAGTTGAATTTGAAAACAGTTAAAACATAATcaaaacatattttcaattatatttgctgcaatattttttctggAAGATGTGCATATCACTTGCTGTTTGCATATATGAAGAAGTATTTATGTTTTCACCTCGGATTGTGAACGTGTTAAACATATCTTTGTGAAAAAAGAACccttttatgataaaatattcatcaaaatttttaaatataaaaagattactAAAAGCATTGAAACAGTTAGTATGCATTTAATATTGGAATATAACAGAAACATATTGTAAATGGAttgagatattaaaaaattttctaaattatcttACAGGAAAATTACGTTCTACTAGCCTTGGACTTTTAGATAGTAAAGTAATTAGTCCCTTAAATttggagaaagaaaatataagttctcctccTGAATGCAGTAAAAATCGTTCTAGTCGAAAAAGAACTCGCGATTTGATACAAACTGATAATAATCTCATGTcaaataacaagaaaaaagttaaaaactCGTCTCTGTGCCCCACGATTGAGACCAGagaattaagtaatgaagAGTCTTCATGTGCTTTAAATGATGAAAAAATGGAATATGTACTGAATAAATCACGATTGAGAAAACGATTGTTAAATGTTACAGAAAATACTAACGTCGTAAGAAAATCTGCTAGAGCAAagcttaaaaaaaataaatcataaaaataaaataaattttttataaattgctttcattattgtatatttggcaaatttatacattatttatcttctttaatatttaaaaataagtaatatctagttttactttattaacgaacagaaagtttaaaaaaatatatatgtaaatagtttcaaaattattttattttctgatttatttcATAGGAAGTGATTTTAAAATCTAATAATGTTTA
Coding sequences:
- the LOC132910012 gene encoding splicing factor 3A subunit 1, which encodes MPAQEVAVIQPPATENEENTAPSSQPIVGIIYPPPEVRNIVDKTASFVARNGPEFESRIRQNELGNPKFNFLNFGDPYHAYYQHKVKEFKEGKGQEPTIGTGPGKTVNLAAHQKQQEILKQVEQPFIPRDTPAEFEFIADPPSISALDLDIVKLTAQFVARNGRQFLTNLMNREQRNFQFDFLRPQHSLFQYFTKLLEQYTKVLIPPKDLLPRLRDEACNMDKILEQVKYRAEWLKYQEAQRRKEEEELERERVAYAQIDWHDFVVVETVDYQQFEVGNFPAPTTPDEVGARVLMQERIEEGEDVEMQIDSEGEDEMQSRTDGEKDRAKDNNQVQDMEEDSSDEDDVSPPGDTHKSKEPKPRDSNNMQPPPLPPTPGNVVVKKGYDPKQHSIKTARPAAPDEYLISPITGERIPASKVQEHMRIGLLDPRWVEQRDKHLDKLAQETVFAPGTAIEASLKQLAERRTDIFGVGDEETAIGKKIGEEDKKKDDKVTWDGHTSSVEAATRAARANITLEEQIHQIHKVKGLLPDEEKEKIGPKPANRAAELSHMAAAASKPQATLKAPPKPPAPKPVPVPTQPPPPPTMSMPTMGIPQPMMPQAPMMMMAPMPPIRPPPLMTPAMSPFMPTPPPMQPPMASAIGLKHTAEPMEEEPQTKKLRTEDSLIPEQQFLARNKGPVQLNIAVPMMTEKAEWKLNGQTLNITLQLSDTVATMKALIHEQTGMPPGKQKLQYEGMFFKDSNTLAYYNLTSGNVINLLPKERGGRKK
- the LOC132910030 gene encoding uncharacterized protein LOC132910030, which produces MNLTRFAIKSTIVGGIVYYTYTEGLWSKSEETAKLYEKLYINVAPYVKENVPEEITKEWAQLPSVSCITSFMKTSWNKGVMTSMEFISNIPTHTCNGATNLYETVQKYIQDLNL
- the LOC132910013 gene encoding E3 ubiquitin-protein ligase RAD18-like, which codes for MMWPQEYIELKHIENLLVCGICYEFMDTSVMTSCSHNYCSLCIRKYLHYKTQCPACFAETFEKDLRKNKVLDEIITHFSQIKDKLKRSLQIQIQFTKFNEADDVSNSPKSLLQNKSTYINGQENKVIYSKIINNIPTSQSNTSPSIHVQKDLSSPSTSGIPRIPLMFTPKSNKRLIITNTEETKIVICPVCKVTVSELKINRHLDDCLKRESVKEKPQIIESKRKPLPKLVFSLMKDAVLKKKVKEFGLSSQGDRKALETRLQRYIVLYNAECDKSNPRSVAELVKQCEDEENLERKVNKTLFLNKLQVTKNTEENVIEDERRKYLETHKNSFHSLINKIKSIQSSQKPSARRSLLMTELNEDVSPKRQMMNENLDDSMIHTEQTDINLSNSAACIPDSDSDTSCPLQMYSSIDPNKFLTIELSSNNNVLGNKSENDQTNDDQEASMFNYSSMKINEAEKSNSSDAFSDTSIHDEVTQSEMKNSSYKNTLKSNSKNSFNTSKYNKLLQRKKKSSLKNEAEQTESVTTSMKHLDSDSISGQKEEGDERSKSILQDIACDLSSNDSIDSKFNYGKLRSTSLGLLDSKVISPLNLEKENISSPPECSKNRSSRKRTRDLIQTDNNLMSNNKKKVKNSSLCPTIETRELSNEESSCALNDEKMEYVLNKSRLRKRLLNVTENTNVVRKSARAKLKKNKS